The proteins below come from a single Sphingomicrobium sediminis genomic window:
- a CDS encoding SAM-dependent methyltransferase: MSLLKKLADKHLTSGTIRLVKPDGSEETLGTGERSLSVRLVDNGVLGELARNPRLALGETFMDGRLIIEDGSILDLLEIVQKSNRWEDGGLGATFIARSNALKKAQRWLRRNNPVTSRKNVAHHYDLGNDLYALFLDERRQYSCGYVTDEGADLEKIQADKLAHIAAKLYLREGDHVLDIGSGWGGMAIYLHRVAGVKVTGVTLSVEQLDYARKAAQKAGVSEHVRFELTDYRSLTGTYDRIVSVGMFEHVGEAHYDEFYTTCRRLLKDDGVMLLHTIGKFGQASGPDPFTDKYIFPGYHIPSLSQMVEASEKARLISSDVETLRLHYAHTLRHWLAHTEANEAEIVRMHDERFYRLWLYYLAGGVVMFEDGGACNYQVQYVKDRRALPITRDYMAETEKLYRQRDAERA, encoded by the coding sequence ATGTCGTTGTTGAAGAAGCTTGCCGACAAACACCTCACCAGCGGGACGATCCGGTTGGTGAAACCCGACGGGTCGGAGGAGACGCTGGGCACGGGCGAGCGTTCGCTCTCTGTGCGACTGGTCGACAATGGCGTGCTTGGCGAACTGGCGCGCAATCCGCGACTTGCGCTTGGCGAGACCTTCATGGACGGGCGGCTGATCATCGAGGACGGATCGATCCTCGACTTGCTGGAAATCGTCCAGAAATCCAATCGCTGGGAGGATGGCGGGCTGGGCGCGACCTTTATCGCGCGGTCCAATGCGTTGAAGAAAGCGCAACGCTGGCTACGCCGCAACAACCCGGTGACCAGCCGCAAGAATGTCGCGCATCACTACGATCTCGGCAACGATCTCTATGCGCTCTTCCTCGACGAGCGGCGCCAATATAGCTGCGGCTATGTCACCGACGAGGGGGCTGACCTGGAGAAGATTCAGGCCGACAAGCTCGCCCATATCGCGGCCAAGCTGTATTTGCGCGAAGGCGATCATGTGCTCGACATCGGGTCGGGCTGGGGCGGGATGGCGATCTACTTGCACCGCGTCGCGGGCGTGAAGGTGACCGGTGTCACCTTGTCGGTCGAACAACTGGACTATGCCCGCAAGGCTGCGCAGAAAGCCGGCGTTTCGGAGCATGTGCGCTTCGAACTCACCGACTATCGCTCGCTCACCGGCACCTATGATCGGATCGTCTCGGTCGGCATGTTCGAACATGTCGGCGAAGCGCATTATGACGAATTCTACACCACCTGCCGACGCCTCCTGAAGGATGACGGGGTGATGTTGCTCCACACGATCGGCAAGTTTGGCCAAGCTTCGGGCCCCGACCCGTTCACCGACAAATATATCTTTCCGGGCTATCACATCCCGTCCCTGTCTCAGATGGTCGAGGCCTCGGAGAAAGCGCGGTTGATCAGCAGCGATGTCGAAACGCTGCGGCTCCATTATGCGCATACGCTGCGCCACTGGCTCGCCCATACCGAAGCAAACGAGGCCGAGATCGTGCGGATGCATGACGAGCGCTTCTACCGGCTCTGGCTCTATTATCTCGCCGGCGGGGTGGTGATGTTCGAGGATGGCGGCGCCTGCAACTACCAGGTCCAATATGTGAAGGACCGCCGCGCGCTGCCCATCACCCGGGATTATATGGCGGAGACCGAAAAGCTCTATCGCCAGCGCGACGCGGAACGCGCGTGA
- the rlmN gene encoding 23S rRNA (adenine(2503)-C(2))-methyltransferase RlmN: MSADTPLMPIAGNIDPVPTGRAPAPDVDGKRNLVGLNKDELRAALLEAGMAEKQAKLRGKQIWHWIYNRGATSFEEMTDIAKAQKPWLMERFTIRRPEVVEAQVSTDGTRKWLLRTHDGHDFEMVFIPDADRGTLCVSSQVGCTLNCRFCHTGTMRLVRNLEPYEIVGQVMLARDALGEWPSRPEGRMLTNIVMMGMGEPLYNFDNVKQALTIVMDGDGLGLSKRRITLSTSGVVPMMEKCGDEIGVNLAVSLHAVTKEVRDEIVPLNKKYGIEELLQACADYPGANNARRITFEYVMLKDKNDSDEDARELVRLLKKFDLPAKVNLIPFNPWEGAEYECSTPERIKAFSDIVFEAGISAPVRTPRGRDIDAACGQLKTAAEKKSRAQRDREAAENQAG, translated from the coding sequence ATGAGCGCTGACACCCCCCTGATGCCGATTGCCGGCAATATCGATCCCGTGCCCACGGGCCGTGCCCCCGCGCCCGACGTGGACGGCAAGCGCAACCTTGTCGGCCTAAACAAGGACGAGCTGCGCGCAGCCCTGCTCGAGGCCGGCATGGCGGAGAAGCAGGCCAAGCTGCGCGGCAAGCAGATCTGGCACTGGATTTACAATCGCGGCGCGACCTCGTTCGAAGAAATGACCGACATCGCCAAGGCGCAGAAGCCCTGGCTGATGGAGCGCTTCACCATCCGTCGCCCCGAAGTGGTCGAGGCGCAGGTGTCGACCGACGGCACGCGCAAATGGCTGCTGCGCACGCATGACGGCCATGATTTCGAGATGGTCTTCATCCCCGATGCCGATCGCGGGACTCTCTGCGTGTCGAGCCAGGTCGGCTGCACGCTCAATTGCCGTTTCTGTCACACCGGCACGATGCGGCTGGTGCGCAACCTCGAGCCTTACGAGATTGTCGGGCAGGTCATGCTGGCGCGCGATGCGCTCGGCGAATGGCCGAGCCGCCCGGAAGGCCGCATGCTCACCAACATCGTGATGATGGGCATGGGCGAGCCGCTCTACAATTTCGACAATGTCAAACAGGCGCTGACCATCGTCATGGATGGCGACGGGCTGGGCCTGTCGAAGCGCCGCATCACTTTGTCGACCTCGGGCGTCGTGCCGATGATGGAGAAATGCGGCGACGAGATCGGCGTGAATCTCGCCGTCTCGCTCCATGCAGTGACCAAGGAAGTGCGCGACGAGATCGTGCCCTTGAACAAGAAATACGGCATCGAGGAATTGCTGCAGGCCTGTGCCGACTATCCGGGCGCCAACAATGCGCGTCGCATCACGTTCGAATATGTCATGCTCAAGGACAAGAATGACAGCGACGAGGATGCGCGCGAGCTGGTTCGCCTGCTCAAGAAATTCGACCTGCCCGCCAAGGTGAACCTCATCCCTTTCAACCCGTGGGAAGGCGCCGAATATGAATGTTCGACGCCCGAGCGGATCAAGGCGTTCAGCGATATCGTCTTCGAAGCCGGCATTTCCGCGCCCGTGCGCACCCCGCGCGGCCGCGACATCGACGCGGCCTGCGGGCAGCTGAAGACGGCCGCGGAGAAGAAGTCACGCGCCCAGCGCGACCGTGAAGCGGCCGAGAATCAGGCGGGCTGA
- a CDS encoding class I SAM-dependent methyltransferase: protein MDRAVFDRMAETDQEHWWFEARREILDTFLARKADLPKDARILEVGAGTGHNFPVLEKYGRVDAVELDAPARALATQRLGRDVLDAALPELAGIADASYDLVALLDVLEHVEDDRAAFAGLARVMRPGGKLMLTVPAYQWMWSKHDEAHHHFRRYTRENLTSLAAEQGWKTRHATYFNSHLFPPIAAARILGKMTGSESADDAVPPAPVNGLLRFVFGAERAWVGRLPMPFGVSILALLERA from the coding sequence ATGGACCGCGCCGTCTTCGACCGCATGGCCGAAACCGACCAGGAGCATTGGTGGTTCGAGGCCCGCCGCGAGATTCTCGACACCTTCCTCGCCCGCAAGGCCGACCTGCCCAAGGATGCCCGTATCCTCGAAGTCGGCGCGGGAACCGGACATAATTTCCCGGTGCTGGAGAAATATGGCCGCGTCGATGCAGTCGAGCTGGACGCCCCCGCCCGCGCGCTGGCGACCCAGCGCCTCGGCCGCGACGTACTCGACGCCGCTTTGCCTGAGTTGGCCGGCATTGCCGATGCCTCCTACGACCTCGTTGCCCTGCTCGACGTCCTCGAACATGTCGAGGATGACCGCGCTGCGTTTGCCGGGCTCGCCCGCGTCATGCGCCCGGGCGGCAAGCTCATGCTTACCGTGCCCGCCTATCAGTGGATGTGGTCGAAGCATGACGAGGCGCACCATCATTTCCGTCGCTATACGCGCGAAAACCTGACCAGCCTCGCTGCCGAGCAGGGCTGGAAGACGCGCCATGCGACCTATTTCAACAGCCACCTCTTCCCGCCGATCGCGGCCGCGCGCATTCTCGGCAAGATGACCGGCAGCGAGAGCGCGGACGACGCCGTCCCGCCGGCACCGGTCAACGGCCTGCTGCGCTTCGTTTTCGGGGCCGAACGCGCCTGGGTCGGGCGACTGCCCATGCCCTTCGGCGTCTCGATCCTCGCCTTGCTCGAACGCGCCTAG
- a CDS encoding S46 family peptidase: protein MRTRSLLLAASAAILMSGGAKADEGMWTFDAFPRERMMAAYGWAPDQEWLDTVREGAVRLNGCSASFVSDNGLILTNHHCISSCLAAISNDDNDYLANGFNVATMEEEIVCPGQRADIVTSIADVTDEVKGAIAGLEGDEAVAAQRAITASLTGTDACTAEGYSCQVVSLYNGGQYSLYTYRRYDEVRIAWAPEAQAAQFGGDPDNFNFPRYSMDGAFLRAYENGEAAVTPNHLTWNPRSPQDGEITLVVGNPGSTQRLLTVAQLEYIRDVQLPRQIATLSELRGRLISAMDEDEERTREGNDTLGSIENSLKVQFGRQRALTNMDFFQTLIDAEEELKAEVAGNDEIGDPWTEIDEALDYARANNLRAVYDSPSGTLYGYAQTIVAANMEMAKPAEERDPGFGEATMGRIAAQLGQERTIHLWLDELLMEWSLSKAREYLGTDDPQTKTLLGDESPEGLSERLVRNTSLTDPAARVALLEGGLEALQASEDPMIQYALRLYPQVERIGDEFATNYSSKLTDPAARLADARFAAYGDSLYPDATFTLRINYGVVKSWEERGEMVPTTTTIAGTYDRATGNIPYDLPSQFIEKEDQIDKSTVYNFVSTNDIIGGNSGSPVLDRNGTVIGAAFDGNIYVTGGSFGYDAANNRMITVSTAALQEALEVIYPAPRIVAELAAD, encoded by the coding sequence ATGCGCACCCGTTCCCTTTTGCTTGCCGCCAGCGCGGCCATCCTCATGTCCGGCGGAGCCAAGGCCGACGAAGGGATGTGGACCTTCGATGCCTTCCCGCGCGAGCGGATGATGGCCGCTTATGGCTGGGCCCCCGACCAGGAATGGCTCGACACGGTGCGCGAGGGCGCCGTGCGCCTCAATGGCTGCTCGGCGAGCTTCGTCTCGGACAACGGCCTCATCCTCACCAACCATCACTGCATCTCGTCCTGCCTCGCCGCGATCAGCAATGACGATAACGACTATCTCGCCAACGGCTTCAACGTGGCGACGATGGAAGAGGAAATCGTCTGCCCCGGCCAGCGCGCCGATATCGTCACTTCAATCGCCGACGTCACCGACGAGGTGAAGGGCGCGATTGCCGGGCTGGAAGGCGACGAAGCCGTCGCTGCGCAGCGCGCCATCACCGCCTCGCTGACCGGCACCGATGCCTGCACGGCAGAAGGCTATAGCTGCCAAGTCGTCAGCCTCTACAATGGTGGCCAGTACAGCCTCTACACCTATCGTCGCTACGACGAGGTCCGCATCGCTTGGGCACCCGAGGCGCAGGCCGCGCAGTTCGGCGGCGATCCCGACAACTTCAACTTCCCGCGCTACAGCATGGATGGCGCCTTCCTGCGCGCCTATGAAAATGGCGAGGCGGCCGTGACGCCCAACCACCTGACCTGGAACCCGCGCTCGCCGCAGGATGGCGAGATCACGCTCGTCGTCGGCAATCCGGGCTCGACCCAGCGCCTGCTGACGGTCGCCCAGCTCGAATATATTCGCGACGTGCAGCTGCCGCGCCAGATCGCCACCCTGTCGGAATTGCGCGGTCGCCTGATCAGCGCGATGGACGAGGATGAAGAACGCACCCGCGAGGGCAACGACACGCTCGGCAGCATCGAGAACAGCCTCAAGGTCCAGTTCGGCCGCCAGCGCGCGCTCACCAACATGGATTTCTTCCAGACGCTGATCGACGCCGAGGAGGAATTGAAGGCAGAAGTCGCCGGCAATGACGAGATTGGCGATCCGTGGACCGAGATCGACGAAGCCCTCGACTATGCCCGCGCCAACAATTTGCGCGCCGTCTATGACAGCCCCTCGGGCACGCTCTACGGCTACGCTCAGACCATCGTCGCGGCCAATATGGAAATGGCCAAGCCCGCCGAGGAGCGTGATCCGGGCTTCGGCGAGGCCACCATGGGCCGCATCGCCGCGCAGCTCGGGCAGGAGCGCACCATCCACCTGTGGCTCGACGAGCTGCTGATGGAATGGTCGCTCAGCAAGGCGCGCGAATATCTCGGCACCGACGATCCGCAGACCAAGACGCTGCTCGGCGACGAAAGCCCCGAGGGCCTTTCCGAGCGCCTCGTGCGCAACACCTCTCTCACCGATCCGGCGGCGCGCGTCGCGTTGCTCGAAGGCGGGCTCGAAGCGCTCCAGGCGTCCGAAGATCCGATGATCCAATATGCCTTGCGCCTCTATCCGCAGGTGGAGCGGATCGGCGATGAGTTCGCGACCAACTATTCGAGCAAGCTGACCGACCCGGCCGCGCGTCTCGCAGATGCACGTTTCGCCGCTTATGGCGACAGCCTTTATCCGGACGCCACCTTCACGCTGCGCATCAACTATGGCGTCGTGAAGTCGTGGGAAGAGCGGGGCGAGATGGTCCCGACAACCACCACCATCGCCGGCACCTATGACCGCGCGACGGGCAACATCCCCTACGACCTGCCGAGCCAGTTCATCGAGAAGGAAGACCAGATCGACAAGTCGACCGTCTACAATTTCGTCTCGACCAACGACATTATCGGCGGCAATTCGGGTTCGCCCGTGCTCGATCGCAACGGCACCGTGATCGGTGCCGCGTTCGACGGCAATATCTACGTGACCGGCGGCAGCTTCGGTTATGATGCGGCCAACAATCGCATGATCACCGTCTCGACCGCCGCGCTGCAGGAGGCGCTCGAAGTCATCTACCCCGCTCCGCGCATCGTCGCGGAGCTCGCCGCCGACTGA
- a CDS encoding A24 family peptidase — MTLIETAPDWLFIAYAVILFIAAAQDLMARKISNLLPLALIIGAIVAVVLEGFSAELWQNAALFVAVLVLGTFSFGRGWVGGGDVKLLAAVALWFGLMSGLRMVVVTFLVGGLVTIVMLMVRMAFRGKSKKSRLIPYGVAIAIGAVGTGLWYRI, encoded by the coding sequence ATGACGCTGATCGAGACGGCACCCGACTGGCTTTTCATCGCCTATGCGGTGATCCTCTTCATCGCCGCCGCGCAGGACCTGATGGCGCGCAAGATTTCCAACCTCTTGCCGCTGGCGCTGATCATCGGCGCGATCGTCGCGGTGGTGCTCGAAGGCTTTTCGGCCGAGCTGTGGCAGAATGCGGCGCTGTTCGTCGCCGTCCTCGTCCTCGGCACCTTCAGCTTCGGGCGTGGCTGGGTCGGCGGGGGAGATGTCAAACTGCTCGCCGCCGTCGCGCTCTGGTTCGGGCTGATGTCGGGGCTGCGCATGGTCGTTGTGACCTTCCTGGTCGGCGGCCTGGTGACGATCGTCATGCTGATGGTCCGCATGGCCTTCCGCGGTAAATCCAAGAAAAGCCGCCTCATTCCCTATGGGGTGGCGATCGCCATCGGCGCGGTCGGGACGGGGCTATGGTATCGCATCTAG
- a CDS encoding DUF418 domain-containing protein: MADELRSGVAPVTSAERIGELDALRGFALLGVLLANLGWWTFSGFTSIPEQRDLWMSDDANRTAILLLNWLVSDKANTLFGVLFGIGFWVMYERLKAKGGDFNRIYLRRLGILFIFGWAHMLFFWPWDILHMYATMGFALFALRGLSMRAMIGIGLTLAVFARPTVELIRKYTGVEESIGGIVWTPEAQAARQEAVLGNDYGAWFNEYWTMATQDYILSGVFIGWWLYVLGRFLVGAWIARQGWLQRTTELLPQIRKLCLIALPTGLALEALYTAIEFEFLAAPLPVAKAIHATGVPILDLGYACGIILLFNSKSWSFLAKLFAPVGRMALTNYVTQSFLYFFLITGVGPGLAQAGKLAPSETLPICFAFFAAQVVFSHFWLKAYRYGPLEWMWRALTYGEVPAMRRKKEKAAQPA; encoded by the coding sequence ATGGCAGACGAACTTCGTAGTGGCGTTGCACCCGTAACTTCGGCCGAGCGGATCGGCGAACTCGACGCGCTACGCGGCTTCGCGCTGCTCGGCGTGTTGCTGGCCAATCTTGGCTGGTGGACCTTCTCCGGCTTTACCTCCATTCCCGAACAACGCGACCTGTGGATGTCCGATGACGCCAACAGGACCGCGATCCTGCTGCTGAACTGGCTGGTCAGCGACAAGGCCAACACCTTGTTCGGCGTGCTGTTCGGGATTGGCTTCTGGGTGATGTACGAACGGCTGAAGGCCAAAGGCGGCGACTTCAATCGCATTTACCTGCGGCGGCTCGGCATCCTCTTCATCTTCGGCTGGGCCCACATGCTCTTCTTCTGGCCGTGGGACATTCTCCACATGTACGCGACCATGGGGTTTGCGCTGTTCGCGCTGCGCGGCCTGTCGATGCGCGCGATGATCGGTATCGGTCTGACGCTCGCCGTCTTCGCACGCCCGACCGTCGAACTCATCCGCAAATATACTGGCGTCGAGGAGAGTATCGGCGGGATCGTCTGGACGCCCGAGGCGCAGGCCGCCCGGCAGGAGGCTGTGCTCGGCAACGATTATGGCGCCTGGTTCAACGAATATTGGACGATGGCAACGCAGGATTACATCTTGAGCGGCGTGTTCATCGGCTGGTGGCTCTATGTGCTCGGCCGCTTCCTCGTCGGTGCCTGGATCGCGCGACAGGGCTGGCTGCAGCGCACGACCGAACTCCTGCCGCAGATCCGCAAGCTGTGCTTGATCGCCTTGCCCACCGGGCTGGCACTGGAAGCGCTCTATACCGCGATCGAATTCGAGTTTCTTGCTGCTCCGCTGCCGGTCGCCAAGGCGATCCATGCCACGGGCGTGCCGATCCTCGACCTCGGCTATGCCTGCGGCATCATCCTACTATTCAATTCGAAGAGTTGGTCATTCCTTGCCAAGCTGTTCGCGCCGGTGGGGCGGATGGCGCTCACCAATTACGTGACGCAGAGCTTCCTCTATTTCTTCCTCATCACCGGGGTCGGGCCGGGGCTCGCGCAGGCTGGCAAGCTCGCACCGTCCGAGACGCTTCCGATCTGCTTCGCCTTCTTCGCGGCGCAGGTCGTCTTCAGCCATTTCTGGCTCAAGGCCTATCGCTATGGCCCGCTGGAATGGATGTGGCGCGCGCTCACCTATGGCGAGGTACCCGCGATGCGGCGGAAGAAAGAGAAGGCGGCTCAGCCCGCCTGA
- a CDS encoding glycosyltransferase family 2 protein, translated as MNIMSEIQTPELTLVLPVKDEEEAIPAFLSAMIPMLEKLDDPVAKSFEILFVDDGSSDGTMRVLREANQRDPRVRALSLSRNFGKEAALTAGIDHARGKAVIPYDVDMQDPPSAIPPMIAKWREGHDVVVGVRDNRETDGFLKRASASAYYRTHNALSKDKIPEHAGDFRLLDRKVVDVIKTMPERNRFMKGLFGWAGFNTATVSYRREERETGTSKFGFWKLWTLALDGITSASTVPLRVWSYVGGLVALGTLVYAAFIIIQTIITGVDVPGYASLMVAVLFLGSIQLISLGILGEYVGRILTETKQRPLYIVREELGE; from the coding sequence ATGAACATCATGAGTGAAATCCAGACCCCTGAACTGACATTGGTCCTGCCGGTCAAGGATGAGGAGGAAGCGATCCCCGCTTTCCTCTCCGCCATGATCCCGATGCTGGAGAAGCTCGACGATCCGGTCGCCAAGAGCTTCGAGATCCTGTTCGTCGACGATGGGTCGAGCGATGGCACGATGCGTGTCCTGCGCGAGGCCAACCAGCGCGACCCGCGTGTCCGCGCCCTCTCGCTGTCGCGCAATTTCGGCAAGGAAGCCGCATTGACCGCCGGTATCGACCATGCACGCGGGAAGGCCGTCATTCCCTATGACGTCGACATGCAGGACCCGCCGAGCGCGATCCCGCCGATGATCGCCAAGTGGCGCGAGGGCCATGACGTCGTTGTCGGCGTGCGCGACAATCGCGAGACGGACGGCTTCCTGAAGCGCGCCAGCGCGAGCGCCTATTATCGCACCCACAATGCGCTGTCGAAGGACAAGATTCCCGAGCATGCGGGCGATTTCCGCCTGCTCGACCGCAAGGTGGTCGATGTCATCAAGACGATGCCCGAGCGCAACCGCTTCATGAAGGGGCTGTTCGGCTGGGCCGGGTTCAATACCGCAACGGTCAGCTATCGCCGCGAAGAACGCGAAACAGGTACCAGCAAGTTCGGCTTCTGGAAGCTGTGGACGCTGGCGCTGGACGGCATCACGTCGGCCTCGACCGTGCCGCTGCGCGTCTGGTCCTATGTCGGCGGGCTCGTCGCCCTCGGCACGCTCGTCTACGCCGCCTTCATCATCATCCAGACGATCATCACCGGCGTCGATGTCCCCGGCTATGCCAGCCTCATGGTCGCCGTGCTGTTCTTGGGATCGATCCAGCTGATCAGCCTCGGCATTCTCGGCGAATATGTCGGCCGTATCCTCACCGAAACCAAGCAGCGCCCGCTCTATATCGTGCGCGAAGAATTGGGAGAATAA
- a CDS encoding GtrA family protein, whose protein sequence is MRKTWEALEPGQREVAVQVLRYAVAGFGITAAFSLAYWIVAHWVDPNVSLAIVFIVFNFVSYLIHGRFSFRGHGARDNPGKRNARFLTVNLAGFALNQFWVWLLVKELGGETWWPTIPFLFVTPWLTFALHRKWVYA, encoded by the coding sequence ATGCGAAAGACGTGGGAAGCGCTGGAACCGGGGCAACGCGAAGTTGCCGTCCAGGTGCTGCGCTATGCGGTGGCCGGTTTCGGCATCACCGCGGCCTTCAGCCTCGCCTACTGGATCGTCGCGCATTGGGTCGATCCGAATGTCAGCCTCGCCATCGTCTTCATCGTCTTCAATTTCGTCAGCTACCTGATCCACGGGCGATTCAGCTTTCGCGGACATGGCGCCCGCGACAATCCCGGCAAGCGCAATGCGCGCTTCCTCACCGTCAACCTAGCCGGTTTCGCGCTCAATCAGTTCTGGGTCTGGCTGCTGGTCAAGGAACTGGGCGGCGAAACCTGGTGGCCGACCATCCCATTCCTGTTCGTCACGCCATGGCTGACCTTCGCACTGCATCGCAAATGGGTGTACGCATGA